The following proteins come from a genomic window of Canis lupus baileyi chromosome 20, mCanLup2.hap1, whole genome shotgun sequence:
- the TEX51 gene encoding testis-expressed protein 51 isoform X6, translating into MLLLLLGCLLPPTNGKSCLHCWPELSPLIDYDLQILWGTPGPPAELSQSVHSLFLKRDRVFLEPQYLDQDHMEEATAKLFNHIDETIKKFRDDKPSLLEEIRIQKQVFTDRLNKISEELKERDRTRSTVTWVVSLGIILLLAAIAGSGWYIFWREKRKEAEKVLGKETPARM; encoded by the exons atgctgcttctcctgcttgggTGTCTCCTGCCCCCCACCAATGGGAAAAGCTGCCTCCACTGCTGGCCAGAACTGTCCCCATTGATAGACTATGATCTGCAGATCCTTTGGGGCACCCCAGGGCCACCTGCAGAGCTCTCCCAAAGTGTCCACTCCCTATTCCTGAAGAGAGATCGTGTCTTCCTAGAACCCCAATATCTTG ATCAGGACCATATGGAGGAAGCAACAGCCAAATTATTCAATCATATAGATGAAACCATCAAGAAGTTTCGAGATG ATAAACCATCACTTCTGGAAGAGATTCGTATCCAGAAACAGGTGTTTACTGACAGGCTGAATAAGATATCTGAAGAGCTGAAGGAGAGGG ACAGGACCAGGAGTACCGTCACGTGGGTTGTAAGCCTTGGCATTATTCTGCTTCTGGCAGCCATAGCTGGAAGTGG ATGGTACATTTTCTGGcgtgagaagagaaaggaagcagaaaaggtGCTGGGAAAGGAGACCCCTGCCAGAATGTAG
- the TEX51 gene encoding testis-expressed protein 51 isoform X5, with protein MLLLLLGCLLPPTNGKSCLHCWPELSPLIDYDLQILWGTPGPPAELSQSVHSLFLKRDRVFLEPQYLDQDHMEEATAKLFNHIDETIKKFRDDKPSLLEEIRIQKQVFTDRLNKISEELKERACNKTCDLHSTLEVINCANCKIHSLICKDPTLCPDRTRSTVTWVVSLGIILLLAAIAGSGWYIFWREKRKEAEKVLGKETPARM; from the exons atgctgcttctcctgcttgggTGTCTCCTGCCCCCCACCAATGGGAAAAGCTGCCTCCACTGCTGGCCAGAACTGTCCCCATTGATAGACTATGATCTGCAGATCCTTTGGGGCACCCCAGGGCCACCTGCAGAGCTCTCCCAAAGTGTCCACTCCCTATTCCTGAAGAGAGATCGTGTCTTCCTAGAACCCCAATATCTTG ATCAGGACCATATGGAGGAAGCAACAGCCAAATTATTCAATCATATAGATGAAACCATCAAGAAGTTTCGAGATG ATAAACCATCACTTCTGGAAGAGATTCGTATCCAGAAACAGGTGTTTACTGACAGGCTGAATAAGATATCTGAAGAGCTGAAGGAGAGGG CCTGCAACAAGACCTGTG ACCTACACTCCACACTAGAAGTTATCAACTGTGCCAACTGCAAGATACATTCCCTTATCTGCAAAGACCCCACTCTCTGCCCAG ACAGGACCAGGAGTACCGTCACGTGGGTTGTAAGCCTTGGCATTATTCTGCTTCTGGCAGCCATAGCTGGAAGTGG ATGGTACATTTTCTGGcgtgagaagagaaaggaagcagaaaaggtGCTGGGAAAGGAGACCCCTGCCAGAATGTAG
- the TEX51 gene encoding testis-expressed protein 51 isoform X3, with amino-acid sequence MLLLLLGCLLPPTNGKSCLHCWPELSPLIDYDLQILWGTPGPPAELSQSVHSLFLKRDRVFLEPQYLDQDHMEEATAKLFNHIDETIKKFRDDKPSLLEEIRIQKQVFTDRLNKISEELKERDGTFSGVRRERKQKRCWERRPLPECRSPEEEKLQVASTRDEDRDGLGPYVQVLNRDDERPAHSSGTGRGTDIRKQTSNHINSRPFSILAKMPTLGTPRSPVNLVLLAMTLP; translated from the exons atgctgcttctcctgcttgggTGTCTCCTGCCCCCCACCAATGGGAAAAGCTGCCTCCACTGCTGGCCAGAACTGTCCCCATTGATAGACTATGATCTGCAGATCCTTTGGGGCACCCCAGGGCCACCTGCAGAGCTCTCCCAAAGTGTCCACTCCCTATTCCTGAAGAGAGATCGTGTCTTCCTAGAACCCCAATATCTTG ATCAGGACCATATGGAGGAAGCAACAGCCAAATTATTCAATCATATAGATGAAACCATCAAGAAGTTTCGAGATG ATAAACCATCACTTCTGGAAGAGATTCGTATCCAGAAACAGGTGTTTACTGACAGGCTGAATAAGATATCTGAAGAGCTGAAGGAGAGGG ATGGTACATTTTCTGGcgtgagaagagaaaggaagcagaaaaggtGCTGGGAAAGGAGACCCCTGCCAGAATGTAGGTCTCCCGAGGAGGAAAAGCTGCAAGTAGCAAG CACcagagatgaagacagagatgGCTTGGGTCCCTATGTCCAGGTATTGAACAGAGACGATGAGAGGCCAGCTCATAGCTCAGGGACTGGCAGAGGAACAGACATCAGAAAACAGACTTCAAATCAcattaacagcagacctttctCCATCCTGGCCAAGATGCCCACCCTAGGAACACCCAGGTCCCCGGTGAATCTGGTACTGCTAGCAATGACACTTCCTTGA
- the TEX51 gene encoding testis-expressed protein 51 isoform X2 has translation MLLLLLGCLLPPTNGKSCLHCWPELSPLIDYDLQILWGTPGPPAELSQSVHSLFLKRDRVFLEPQYLDQDHMEEATAKLFNHIDETIKKFRDDKPSLLEEIRIQKQVFTDRLNKISEELKERAPFLDDTPTLPSSVCLPQHLSFSTISPSWAACNKTCDLHSTLEVINCANCKIHSLICKDPTLCPDRTRSTVTWVVSLGIILLLAAIAGSGWYIFWREKRKEAEKVLGKETPARM, from the exons atgctgcttctcctgcttgggTGTCTCCTGCCCCCCACCAATGGGAAAAGCTGCCTCCACTGCTGGCCAGAACTGTCCCCATTGATAGACTATGATCTGCAGATCCTTTGGGGCACCCCAGGGCCACCTGCAGAGCTCTCCCAAAGTGTCCACTCCCTATTCCTGAAGAGAGATCGTGTCTTCCTAGAACCCCAATATCTTG ATCAGGACCATATGGAGGAAGCAACAGCCAAATTATTCAATCATATAGATGAAACCATCAAGAAGTTTCGAGATG ATAAACCATCACTTCTGGAAGAGATTCGTATCCAGAAACAGGTGTTTACTGACAGGCTGAATAAGATATCTGAAGAGCTGAAGGAGAGGG CTCCCTTTCTTGATGATACCCCAACCCTTCCTAGCTCTGTCTGCCTCCCCCAGCACCTCAGTTTCTCTACCATCTCACCCTCCTGGGCAGCCTGCAACAAGACCTGTG ACCTACACTCCACACTAGAAGTTATCAACTGTGCCAACTGCAAGATACATTCCCTTATCTGCAAAGACCCCACTCTCTGCCCAG ACAGGACCAGGAGTACCGTCACGTGGGTTGTAAGCCTTGGCATTATTCTGCTTCTGGCAGCCATAGCTGGAAGTGG ATGGTACATTTTCTGGcgtgagaagagaaaggaagcagaaaaggtGCTGGGAAAGGAGACCCCTGCCAGAATGTAG
- the TEX51 gene encoding testis-expressed protein 51 isoform X1 — MLLLLLGCLLPPTNGKSCLHCWPELSPLIDYDLQILWGTPGPPAELSQSVHSLFLKRDRVFLEPQYLDQDHMEEATAKLFNHIDETIKKFRDDKPSLLEEIRIQKQVFTDRLNKISEELKERAPFLDDTPTLPSSVCLPQHLSFSTISPSWAACNKTCDLHSTLEVINCANCKIHSLICKDPTLCPDGTFSGVRRERKQKRCWERRPLPECRSPEEEKLQVASTRDEDRDGLGPYVQVLNRDDERPAHSSGTGRGTDIRKQTSNHINSRPFSILAKMPTLGTPRSPVNLVLLAMTLP, encoded by the exons atgctgcttctcctgcttgggTGTCTCCTGCCCCCCACCAATGGGAAAAGCTGCCTCCACTGCTGGCCAGAACTGTCCCCATTGATAGACTATGATCTGCAGATCCTTTGGGGCACCCCAGGGCCACCTGCAGAGCTCTCCCAAAGTGTCCACTCCCTATTCCTGAAGAGAGATCGTGTCTTCCTAGAACCCCAATATCTTG ATCAGGACCATATGGAGGAAGCAACAGCCAAATTATTCAATCATATAGATGAAACCATCAAGAAGTTTCGAGATG ATAAACCATCACTTCTGGAAGAGATTCGTATCCAGAAACAGGTGTTTACTGACAGGCTGAATAAGATATCTGAAGAGCTGAAGGAGAGGG CTCCCTTTCTTGATGATACCCCAACCCTTCCTAGCTCTGTCTGCCTCCCCCAGCACCTCAGTTTCTCTACCATCTCACCCTCCTGGGCAGCCTGCAACAAGACCTGTG ACCTACACTCCACACTAGAAGTTATCAACTGTGCCAACTGCAAGATACATTCCCTTATCTGCAAAGACCCCACTCTCTGCCCAG ATGGTACATTTTCTGGcgtgagaagagaaaggaagcagaaaaggtGCTGGGAAAGGAGACCCCTGCCAGAATGTAGGTCTCCCGAGGAGGAAAAGCTGCAAGTAGCAAG CACcagagatgaagacagagatgGCTTGGGTCCCTATGTCCAGGTATTGAACAGAGACGATGAGAGGCCAGCTCATAGCTCAGGGACTGGCAGAGGAACAGACATCAGAAAACAGACTTCAAATCAcattaacagcagacctttctCCATCCTGGCCAAGATGCCCACCCTAGGAACACCCAGGTCCCCGGTGAATCTGGTACTGCTAGCAATGACACTTCCTTGA
- the TEX51 gene encoding testis-expressed protein 51 isoform X4, protein MLLLLLGCLLPPTNGKSCLHCWPELSPLIDYDLQILWGTPGPPAELSQSVHSLFLKRDRVFLEPQYLDQDHMEEATAKLFNHIDETIKKFRDDKPSLLEEIRIQKQVFTDRLNKISEELKERACNKTCDLHSTLEVINCANCKIHSLICKDPTLCPGQWQPAILPPACTHSLLGHCCLSLDYLPPLPNPKLSLLSILTREHSTSWDFLMLYVHLQ, encoded by the exons atgctgcttctcctgcttgggTGTCTCCTGCCCCCCACCAATGGGAAAAGCTGCCTCCACTGCTGGCCAGAACTGTCCCCATTGATAGACTATGATCTGCAGATCCTTTGGGGCACCCCAGGGCCACCTGCAGAGCTCTCCCAAAGTGTCCACTCCCTATTCCTGAAGAGAGATCGTGTCTTCCTAGAACCCCAATATCTTG ATCAGGACCATATGGAGGAAGCAACAGCCAAATTATTCAATCATATAGATGAAACCATCAAGAAGTTTCGAGATG ATAAACCATCACTTCTGGAAGAGATTCGTATCCAGAAACAGGTGTTTACTGACAGGCTGAATAAGATATCTGAAGAGCTGAAGGAGAGGG CCTGCAACAAGACCTGTG ACCTACACTCCACACTAGAAGTTATCAACTGTGCCAACTGCAAGATACATTCCCTTATCTGCAAAGACCCCACTCTCTGCCCAGGTCAGTGGCAGCCAGCCATCCTGCCTCCAGCCTGCACCCATTCCTTGCTGGGTCATTGCTGTCTCTCTCTGGATTATCTTCCTCCTCTGCCAAACCCCAAGCTCTCCTTGCTCTCCATCCTCACCAGAGAACATAGCACCTCCTGGGATTTCTTAATGCTGTATGTCCATCTTCAGTGA